TCATGGGTGTGTCGGAGAATAAAGTGTTTGTGTCGGAGGAGGAGAATAAAGTGTTTGCCCACGCGTTAGCATCACTACATATAGCCCTGAACACACGTTAGCCTCCTGTAGCATATAGCCCTGACCACACATTAGCCTCCTGTAGCATATAGCCCTGAACACACGTTAGCCTCCTGTAGCATATAGCCCTGAACACACGTTAGCATCACTACATGTAGCCCTGACCACGCGTTAGCCTCCTGTAGCATATAGCCCTGACCCCACGTTAGCCTCCTGTAGCATATAGCCCTGACCACACGTTAGCCTCCTGTAGCATATAGCCCTGAACACACGTTAGCCTCCTGTAGCATATAGCCCTGACCACACGTTAGCCTCCTGTAGCATATAGCCCTGAACACACGTTAGCCTCTggcatattcatgggtttcatccggtccctttccacaggtgtatacaatcaagcaccttgattatgaatgcagcctgcatggtgcttgattaatacacctgtggaaagggacctgatgaaacccatgaatagcccATGATCGTGCTAAATCCACAGGGTTAGCTtaaggtgaccagacgtcccggttttCCTGGGACTGTCCCGAGTCCCGATGAAAgcctaaacccatgtagaaactagcaTAAAGCGTCCGACGTAGGCTatgatttgtgtgcgtgtgatcgTGTGTCAGTCAATCGCAACAGTCAATCGCACAATCTTTGCATTATTTCAATGCCTTGTTTTAATGGCTAGCAGGTTATGCtacgacaatgctgaagagaaagtcatcattctcaataacctattagtccgtgagccagaggggttggtcgttaccgaaatggtggcaaaggctaccataccttttctgaaagcctggaatctcagctttacAATGATGTATAATGgacatctgacaagagtagctgtttagagttatcacacataatgtaaactaaggttgagaaaataatatggctgagtttcgttttcaatttttttctttcatgctATGTGGATaataggtgaggaatgttttggagtcagtgcaggccctaatctctgactgaaagtgcacagaattcgtgcatttacacagcaatatttaagaaatttctcgggggtgacacccaaaaaaaaagtttcacctgTCGCATGTTCACGTTACATTTGATCACGCACAAAGTGTCCCGGTTTTAGTTCAGAGAAATCTGGCCACCCTAGGTTAGCTTCACCTAACGGATGAGCATGCTAAATCCATGGGGTTAGCGGTTAGCTTCACCTAGCAAACGAGCGTGCTAAATCCATAGGGTTAGCGGTTAGCTTCACCTAGCAAATGATCGTGCTAAATCCATAGGGTTAGCTTCACCTAACGGATGAGCAGGCTAAATCCATGGGGTTAGCGGTTAGCTTCACCTAGCAAACGATCGTGCTAAATCCATAGGGTTAGCTTCACATAGCTGATGAGCGTGCTAAATCCATGGGGTTAGCTTCACATAGCTGATGAGCGTGCTAAATCCATAGGGTTAGCTTCACATAGCGGATGAGCGTGCTAAATCCATAGGGTTAGCTTCACATAGCTGATGAGCGTGCTAAATCCATAGGGTTAGCTTCACCTAGCAAACGAGCGTGCTAAATCCATAGGGTTAGCTTCAAATGAGAATTAGTGGGAGGCAACTTACAGctcatttatttacaaaaatatTTCTGCCAGAAAATATGGCTATGATATGATATTTACATGTGATCATGAGGagtccacctctccctctctgtgtgtgtgtgtgtgtgaagagaagcTAGTCTGCACAGACTACACAGATCCGATCCCATAGCGTCCAAACTCTCTGTGGAgcatcccgtgtgtgtgtgtgtgtgtgtgtgtgtgtgtgtgtgtgtgtgtatgtgtatgtgtgtgtatcccatAGTGTCCAAATTCTCTAGCCATCCCTGTGGTCAgcagaaaaagaatgtgtgtgtgtgtgagtcaatcTGAAGttcaacaaagaaagaaaacaacttCAGGAgttcaatagagagagagagagtgtgtgtgtgtgtgtgaggaggagttcaatagagagagagagagtgtgtgtgtgtgtgaggaggagttCAATAGGGTTTTAGTCTCCTGCATACAGTATTATGTGACCACCACTAGTCTCtaaaaaacactgtactgtgtgtgtgtgtgtgtgtgtgtgtgtgtgtgtgtccttgtagtCTTTTGCAGCTCTGCCATGAGTTCTGCAGAGAGTTCTATCTGTTCTCCAGCGGTTCTCCAGTCCGGTTctggagctcacacacacacacacacacacacacacacacacacacagctggtggGTTCTAGAGCTCATCGGCAGGCGCAGGTCTGCACGGACATCCCCGGGAACACCTTCAGCACCAGGTTctggagctcacacacacacacacacacacacacacacacacacacacacacacacacacacacacacacacagctcatcggCAGGCGCAGGTCTGCACGGACATCCCCGGGAACACCTTGAGCACCAGGTTCCGCTCCGGGTCCAGGTAGAGCACCGGGAGCGCGCTCATGTGCTCCGGAACACAGCAGGGCTCCGGAACGCCGGGAACGATCCCGACCGCACGCACGATACTCTGGATGGTGGCGTGGTTGGAGGGACGGaccacctgggggggggggagggcagtTAGAGAGgggcacttacacacacacacacacacacacacacacacgattccactttacaagtcacCTGGGGGGGGAGAGGGCCGTTAGAGAGgggcacttacacacacacacacacacacacacacactttatatactttattcgattccactttacaagtcaagaTACATTTGGAATCAAATCTCCTGAGTTTACAGGATGGAGGGACGGACCACCTGGGGGGGAGAGGGCAGTTagagaggggcacacacacacacacacacacactttatatacTTTATTCGATTCCACTTTACGTGTTTAAGTCAAGATACATTTGGAATCAAATCTCCTGAGTTTACAGGATCAAGGGTATTGGAAACATCgtctcttccaaataaacatgcttcctacaactgctgatatggaacagtattttagaatagaacagaatagaatatatacttttttgatcctgtgagggaaattcagtgaacacacagcacacagtgaacacacagtgaggtgaatcacacactaacccagagcagtgagctgcctgcccaaccagcggcgctcggggagcagtgaggggttaggtgccttgctcaagggcacttcagccgtggactggtcggggatcgaaccggcaaccctccggttacaagcctgaagccctaaccagtagaccTATGTACATGACCTAGGctaccaaacactaacacaatgagctggcatttgtatcctaggttctcaatgacAGAAATCAAAGGCTGGTATTTAAGGGTTTTGGCACACTATCTTCCATAAATAGATCAAAAGCTCATGACACTTCAAATATTTTAACTGTTTTAGCACTCTGAGAAATGATGATAATGTCCGGTGTGTTTGCAATTCCCTAGACGGTTTTTGCAGGTGAATTAAACCATTCAGAGTggacagtggtgtgtttgtagatctgctcttcctctgtgcGTGGGATCTGAGCAGCTATGAGGTCCACAAGTCTGTCATGTCTGGCAATATACAGCCCTTTAAGAGAGCTACAGCTGTTCATGATGTGGGCTACTGACTCCAGATGTTGGGGGGGGTCATGCAGCATACAGAGGGGTGAATGGTTGGAGGGAAACCATAGTGAGAGGTTGTACTTTGTGGGGAGAACCTGAACGCGGGCTTTTACACAATAGGTGAGGATGTCCTCTCCAATGATGgcattactgtaacacacacacacacacacacacacacacacacacacacacacaccagctcaatAGTTTGGACTCGGCCTTGTCCACACCTCTACTCTTATAGTTTGGGCCTAAAGAAATAAACTTCTTTAAACCCAGGAGGGTTACCGGtttgatccctgaccagtccacggctggtGCCTTtgacccttgagcaaggcacctgacccctcacacacactcacacgcctaacacacacacacacacacacacacacacacacacacacacacacacacacacagccaggtggGGGAGATGGGGACTAAGGCCAAGACCAAGTGCTGTCCCTGTTCGAGGGTCTGACTTCAGGACACAAGTTTCCGTCCTCATCAAGTTACACTTTTAGGTCACTTCCTAGCCACAACACTTCCTAGCCACAACACTTCCTAGCCACAACACTTCCCAGCCACAACACTTCCTAGCCACAACACTTCCTAGCCACAACACTTAGGTCACTTCCCAGCCACAACACTTCCTAGCCACAACACTTCCTAGCCACAACACTTCCTAGCCACAACACTTAGGTCACTTCCTAGCCACAACACTTCCTAGCCACAACACTTAGGTCACTTCCTAGCCACAACACTTCCTAGCCACAACACTTAGGTCACTTCCTACTGTAGCCACAACACTTCCTAGCCACAACACTTAGGTCACTTCCTAGCCACAACACTTAGGTCACTTCCTACTGTAGCCACAACACTTCCTAGCCACAACACTTAGGTCACTTCCTACTGTAGCcacaacacttacagtatgtcacttCCTAGCCACAACACTTAGCTCACTTCCTAGCCACAACACTTAGGTCACTTCCTAGCCACAACACTTCCTAGCCACAACACTTAGGTCACTTCCTACTGTAGCCACAACACTTCCCAGCCACAACACTTCCTAGCCACAACACTTCCCAGCCACAACACTTCCCAGCCACAACACTTCCTAGCCACAACACTTCCCAGCCACAACACTTCCTAGCCACAACACTTCCTAGCCACAACACTTAGGTCACTTCCCAGCCACAACACTTCCTAGCCACAACACTTAGGTCACTTCCCAGCCACAACACTTCCTAGCCACAACACTTAGGTCACTTCCCAGCCACAACACTTCCTAGCCACAACACTTAGGTCACTTCCCAGCCACAACACTTCCTAGCCACAACACTTAGCTCACTTCCTAGCCACAACACTTAGGTCACTTCCCAGCCACAACACTTCCTAGCCACAACACTTAGCTCACTTCCTAGCCACAACACTTAGGTCACTTCCCAGCCACAACACTTCCTAGCCACAACACTTAGCTCACTTCCTAGCCACAACACTTAGGTCACTTCCTAGCCACAACACTTAGGTCACTTCCTACTGTAGCcacaacacttacagtatgtcacttCCTAGCCACAACACTTAGCTCACTTCCTAGCCACAACACTTAGCTCACTTCCTAGCCACAACACTTAGGTCACTTCCTAGCCACAACACTTCCTAGCCACAACACTTCCTAGCCACAACACTTAGGTCACTTCCTACTGTAGCCACAACACTTCGGTCACTTCCTACTGTAGCCACAACACTTAGGTCACTTCCTAGCCACAGCAGTTCCTAGCCACAACACTTAGGTCACTTCCTAGCCACAACACTTATCTCACTTCCTACTGTAGCCACAACACTTATGTCACTTCCTAGCCACAACACTTAGGTCACTTCCTACTGTAGCCACAACACTTAGGTCACTTCCTAACCACAACACTTCCTAGCCACAACACTTAGGTCACTTCCTACTGTAGCCACAACACTTATGTCACTTCCTAGCCACAACACTTAGGTCACTTCCTAGCCCCAACACTTCCTAGCCACAACACTTAGGTCACTTTCTAGCCACAACACTTATGTCACTTCCTAGCCACAACACTTAGGTCACTTCCTAGCCACAACACTTAGGTCACTTCCTAGCCACAACACTTAGGTCACTTCCTAGCCACAACACTTCCTAGCCACAACACTTAGGTCACTACCTGCTGTAGCCACAACCCTTATGTCACTTCCTACTGTAGCCACAACACTTAGGTCACTTTCTAGCCACAACACTTAGGTCACTTCCTAGCCACAACACTTAGGTCACTTCCTAGCCACAACACTTCCTAGCCACAACACTTAGGTCACTTCCTGCTGTAGCCACAACCCTTATGTCACTTCCTACTGTAGCCACAACACTTAGGTCACTTTCTAGCCACAACACTTAGGTCACTTCCTAGCGTGTTCTCTATTAGAACAGTGCAGTCTATGTTGTGTTCCATATTAGAACAGtgaggtgtgtggggtgttccATATTAGAACAGTGCAGCGTGTGGGATGTTCCGTGTTAGAACAGCGCGGCGTGTGGGGGGTGTTCTGTTCTCACCTTGGGGACAGGGAACCGGCACGTCCCGGCGCAGTAGAAGGCCTCGTAGGCCTTGGGCTCGAGAACCCACTCGCTCCAGCCGACGTCGGCGAAGTCCACCCTGAGGTAGCGGCGGGAACACACACGCGGCTCGTTCCCCTGACGACGCCGCGCCCGCTTCATCGTGCGCTCGTCGAACCGCAGCTCCCGCTCCCGAgaccccccccccgcaccctGTCCACCcgggggggcgtgtgtgtgtgagtgtgtgtggggggggtgtgtgtgtgagtgtgtgtggggggggtgtgtgtggggggggtgtgtgtgtgagtgtgtgtggggggggtgtgtgtgtgagtctgtgtggggggggtgtgtgtgtgagtgtgtgtggggtgcgtGTGGACGGGGCGCTTGGGCTTTGAGAGGGAAGTAGGTGTTCTCCCAGAGTTCTCTGCTCTTGGGCTCTGTGTGCTGGAGGTTCCGCAGCAAGTTGTTCTGCAGATGTTCCGTGCTCTTGGGTTCTATGTGCTGGAGGTCCGGCAGCAGGTTGTTCTGCAGACGTTCCGTGGGGTGTTCGGCGGCACGTCTGGgccggttctggttctggttctggttgtggttgtggttctggttctggttctggttctggttctggttgaAGAGGCCGTACCGCTGCAGAGTGGCGGCGACGCTGTTGGGTTCTCCGATGGAGCGGTCGTCTGTGAACACCAGCAGGTGCGGCCGCACGGACTCCGCCTTTGACCCCGCCCCCGACCTCCGTTGCTCGGCGACGGCGTCCGTGTGGAACTCGGCGGTCAGCAGCACGAGTGCGTCGGCGCGCGCCTGACGGAGGGGGGCGGAGACGTTGCGCTGCAGCCAGTTGCCGTGGCgatgggggcgggggcgggggggcagcgGGTACGAGGCCAGGCGGGAGGAGGACGCCGCGTTAGAGGCCACGCCCCCTCCTCTCAGCACCAGTCGCCGTGGAGACGAGGCTGTCACCGGGCGACAGGACGACGGCCCGTCGCGCGGGCGACGGCAGCTCCAGGGCTCGGGGAACGCTCGCGGAGGCTCCAGGAAGTGCAGCGTTGCCGCGACAACGACCTCTGACTCTGGGATGGAGGTCAGGTTAAACTGGAACAAGAGTCTGTTGTTGGAGGACACTGAGGAGACAAAGCCGTTAAAAATGTTATGTGGAAATCTGCTTTTATGAGACGAAAACAAAATACCCTCGCAAGACAAACTGTTCCCCTCATAATGTTGGTGTTAAAACttcattttcaaaaatgacgGTAATTTTAATTTTACAAAACCATGAAATTGCCTTCAACCCCATAAAACAACCTTGTAAACAACACATTTTTTGCAttctcaattacacacacacggcgtTCGGTTGTTTAACGAGTGGGGCTATTAAAAGACAAACACGGCTCCCGGATCTGCGCGAGGCATATGGAAATGTTTAAGAGAAGCCCCTCGTGCCCCGAATGCCGTTACACTGAGGGATGTTGTCTCGCGAACTGGAAACTTTACAAACCGAGCCTTTCTGATAAACGGCGCGCGAGTTTGTAGGCAGAGCATTTGTGTCTCCCAAGAGCGGAGTTTAGACACTTTTGTTGGACTAAAGCCTTCATCCGTAGGGCGCACGAGAGCTACACGAAGAGTTGAGGGTAGAATTTTTTGAGTGTTAAGTACGTGTCGCTCACTTTGCTCTGttccacagccacagccacagccacagccacacagccacacacacacactcacacacacacacacacacacacacacacacacacacacattgataacTGACAGACTGAACCAGCCCTATGCACGCGCTCATGGTGTGAATTTCCCGTTGTGGCTCTCGTGCTGGCAGGCTGTTTTGGGCCATGATGACCCTACTTTCCATCCACGAGCGAACTCCCTGCCAGTCCGCCGCCCGACTCTGATAGCACTTCGCATCTGTTGCGTGCGCTACTCTCCTGCCCGTAGTGTGATTTTAAAGTCGATTGTTTTGAAATAACGGCGCACGCAGACCCGTCACAGCGGATCACTCACCCGGGAGAGCTCTGAAGCTCCTCACGGTATTTCCGTCGCGGTGGCGGTGCTCCTTGGTGTATCGGTCGTACGTTTTGTACATATTTATGGTGACCACATCCTGCGGGTTCCTCTCAAACGCGGCGCGGTCCAAGGCGCGTTCGCTGGGTGACCCGTGTGTCTCTCCGCCCGGCGTCGACGCGTCCACCAGCGCGCATATACGCGTGTCAACATAGAGAAGCAGATGCAGCAGCGCGCACAGGTACGAACCCGCCATGGTCTCGTGCTCCATCAACAGCTGGAGAGAAACGTCGCGTGTTCAACCGGTGTCGACTCTGTCGGTAAGAGACGCGTGGGTCGCGTGTCGGATGGGCTAGTCCTGCCGCTGTGCTCCGCTCGCTCTGGCGTCTCCGTTGCTCTGTAGATCTCGCGGCGTATACACTTGTCTCCACATGCAGCCGGCGGGCGCGGAGCTCGAGCGGATGACAGATGGTGACGCTCTCGGCCGCCAGCCAACGGGATCCGAGACGCGAGACCACTCGGCGACTCCAACGcttgagaaaaaaatatatgcctTCCGCGCGCACTCTTTTCCAgacggttttttttttatcgcttTTCCTCCCGTGAGAACGTTATTCAAAATGTTTATCACCAGAAACGTCACCAGTCTTTAGAATACATGTTCAACTTGCTTTTGTAACTACTCGCTGTCCTCATAGTCCGTTTCACCGTTGCTCTAAAGATTGTCCAACTCTGGGAGAGTTTTCAGAGTGAAAGTCCGCGGATTTCCGCCCCGACGCATCGATAATTTACAGGCGTCAGGTTCATATCGGCGGAGTGTTTCTCGCCACAGGTTACGCGCTCACTGGACGCGCCTCACATGTGGAAATGTTTATGAAAATGagtaactccccccccccccccccccccccacacataggctactggacctgtaaacatgtgtgtgtgtgtgtgtgtgtgtgtgtgtgtgtgtgtgtgtgtgtgtgtgtgtgtgtgtgagagagatagagagagagagagagagagagagagagagagagacagatgagagaTTATTTTTTGAGCGTTTATCGTGATCTGGGAGCTCCTGTTCCTGTGGATCTAAATAAATCTATAAATCTATAATACAAACATAACCTATACTCTATCATATATGAAGctatacatacagacataatatataaatacatacaggcataatatataaatacatacatacagacataatctataaatacatacagacataatctataaatacatacaggcataatacatacagacataatcTTTAAATACATACAGGCATAATATATAAAGctatacatacagacata
This portion of the Sardina pilchardus chromosome 3 unlocalized genomic scaffold, fSarPil1.1 SUPER_3_unloc_1, whole genome shotgun sequence genome encodes:
- the LOC134073785 gene encoding growth/differentiation factor 10-like, giving the protein MAGSYLCALLHLLLYVDTRICALVDASTPGGETHGSPSERALDRAAFERNPQDVVTINMYKTYDRYTKEHRHRDGNTVRSFRALPVSSNNRLLFQFNLTSIPESEVVVAATLHFLEPPRAFPEPWSCRRPRDGPSSCRPVTASSPRRLVLRGGGVASNAASSSRLASYPLPPRPRPHRHGNWLQRNVSAPLRQARADALVLLTAEFHTDAVAEQRRSGAGSKAESVRPHLLVFTDDRSIGEPNSVAATLQRYGLFNQNQNQNQNQNHNHNQNQNQNRPRRSTEHLQNNLLRNLQHTEPKSRELWENTYFPLKAQAPRPHAPQGGQGAGGGSRERELRFDERTMKRARRRQGNEPRVCSRRYLRVDFADVGWSEWVLEPKAYEAFYCAGTCRFPVPKVVRPSNHATIQSIVRAVGIVPGVPEPCCVPEHMSALPVLYLDPERNLVLKVFPGMSVQTCACR